TCTGGACCGTTATGATGGTGGGAACAGGCTGGTCGAACCGCTCAAGGAGGTTTTGCCGTGAAATTCTTGCAAGCGCTGATGGTGATTGGGCTGGTCCTGCTGGCCATTTTCACCGTGGCCAATTTTGATGCCCTGATGGCTCCTCATACCCTCAACCTTTTCTGGATCAGCAGTTACATGGTGCCCATGGGCATTCTGCTGGTCATTTTGATTGCCCTGATCACCATAGGTTATGCCCTGGCGGTGACCTTCATTGACCTGAGGTCCAAAGCCGAAATCAACCGCTACCTCAAACAGATGGAACAGATGCGCACCGCCATTGACCAGGCCGAAGCCAGCCGTTTCACCCAGCTCAGGGAATACATCGACCAGCAGATGGCCGGTCTGGCCTCCCGGGTGGAAAGCCGGGTGGACCGCGTGCGGGACGAACTGGCCGCAGACATTGGCCAGCTGGAAGATGCGGTGTTTCGCAAAGGTCATGACCCCAGAGAACGCGAGCTTTGAACCGGGTACAGGGGTCTGATTTCCTGAGGGTGTTACAATCGAGGGCAGAAGCTATGGCGCTAAACAAGTTTTTTCAGCGAAAGAGACCGCAGGCCACCCAGACCGACGACATTCCAGACCTCTGGTCCAAATGTCAGCACTGCGGCACCCAGATCTACAACCGTGAATTTGACCAGAACCTGAGGGTGTGCCCCAAGTGCGGATTTCATCACCGCATTCCGGTGATGAAACGCCTGGAATTCCTGCTGGATGAAGGCAGCTTTCAGCAAAAAAGCGGTCACATCTACCCCAAAGACCCCCTCAATTTTGTGGACACTGAGACCTACCAGGACCGCCTGAACCGCACCCAGAAAAAGGTGGGCCGCCCGGACGCCATCGTGTGGGGACAGGGCAGCATTGAGGGCACAGACCTCAGTGTGGTGGTGATGGACTTCGAGTTTTCTGGTGGCAGCATGGGCAGTGTGGTGGGCGAGGAAATTGCCCGCGCAGCCGAATTTGCAGCAGAGCACCATCAGCCCCTGCTGATCATTGCTGCTTCAGGTGGGGCACGCATGCAGGAAAGTGCTCTGAGCCTGATGCAGCTGGCCAAAACCACCGTGGCCCTGCAAAAACTGGCAGAAAAAGGCCTGCCTTACTTCAGCCTGCTCACCGATCCCACCACAGGAGGGGTCACGGCTTCCTTTGCCACCATCGCAGATGTGATTCTGGCCGAACCCGGAGCTTTGATTGGTTTTGCAGGTCCCCGGGTGATCCAGCAAACCATCCGCCAGAACCTGCCGGAAGGCTTTCAGCGGGCAGAATTTCTGGAGAAGCACGGCATGATCGACAGCGTGGTGGACCGCCGCAAACAGCGCGAGGTCTTCAAGACGCTGTTCACCCACTTCGGGGGTGCTTCATGAGCCTGCTGGACCTGGAAAAAACCCTCACCGAACTCGAAAGAACCAGCCAGGAAACTGGAGTGGACCTCTCCACCGAAATTGCCAACGTCAAGCACAAAATCGAACAGACCCGCGCCCAGACCCACACCCAGGTCAGCCGCTGGGAACGGGTGCAACTGGCCCGCATTCCCACCCGGCCCACCAGCCTGGATTACGTGGACCGTGTCTTCAGTGACTTTCTGGAATTGCACGGAGACCGGGCGTTCGGAGACGACCAGGCCCTGATTGGAGGTCCGGCCAAACTGGGCAACCGCAGCGTGATGCTGATCATGCAGCAGCGCGGCAAGGACACCAAAGACAACATCAAACGCAACTTTGCCATGGCCCACCCGGAAGGGTACCGCAAAGCCATGCGTCTGATGGATCTGGCAGACAAATTTAAACTTCCGGTCATTGCCCTGATCGACACCCAGGGAGCTTACCCGGGTCTTGCTGCAGAAGAACGCGGGCAGGCCTGGGCCATTGCAGAGAGCATCCAGCGCATGAGCCTGCTGAAGGTGCCCGCCATCAGCGTGGTGCTCAGCGAAGGGGGCTCTGGTGGTGCGCTGGCCATCGGGGTGGGCAACCGGGTGCTGATGATGGAAAACGCCTGGTACAGCGTGATCAGCCCAGAATCCTGTGCTGCCATCCTGTGGCGGGATTCCAAAGAAGCCCCCAAGGCCGCAGAAGCCCTGAAGCTGACGGCCCCCGATTTGCTGGAACTGGGCATCGTGGAAGAAGTGATCCCCGAACCCAGAGGTGGAGCCCACCTGGATCCGCAGCACGCCGCCCAGAATTTGCAAAACGCCCTGCAGCGCCACCTGGATGAACTCAGTCAGCTTTCCCCTGAAGAACTGGTGGAACAGCGGGCCAGCCGTTTCCGCAACCTTGGCGTGTTCATGGAAATCTGAGTCAGCCTGAATCCAAAACATCAGCACAAAACAGAGGCCACTAGGCCTCTGTTTTTGATTTCCCTTTGGTTTCCCTCTTGTTTTCAGATGTCCAGTTCCAGGGAAGGGGCTTCCACCGGCAGGGTGATGCGAATTCGGGTGCCCCTGGGACCAGAGTGCACTTCCCAGTTGCCTCCCAGCGACTCGGTGCGCTCACGCATGGAGATCAGGCCCAGACCTCCGCTGACTTTTTTGCGGTTGAACCCCACCCCATCGTCTTCGATGGTGATCCTGAGCAGGTGGGCTTCCACCTGCAGGCTCACCTGAGCGTTCTGGGCCTGGGCGTGTTTGCTGACGTTGCTGAGGGCCTCTCCCACCACCCGGTAGATGGCACTTTGTTGCTCTTCAGAAAGCCTGGGCAGGTTTTCTGGAATGTCAAAATGCACCTCCAGAGGCTGGCTGCGCTGGGCCAGGCTTTGCAGGGCACGTTCCAGTCCCAGCTGCAGCACGCTGGGATGCATGTCGTAAATGGCAGAGCGCAGGTGGGCCACCGCATCGGCCAGGATTTTTCCGGCGCGCTGCACCTGACTGGCTTCCAGCATGCGTTTGGCTGCGATGATTTCCTGCAAGGGACCGTCATGGATTTCCCGGGCAATGCGGGAGCGTTCGCTTTCCAGGGCACTGGTGACCACACGGGCCTGCAAGATGCGGAGCTTTTCGGTCTTCAGGGCCGCTTCTGCATTGCGCATGCGGTACTGCAGGCGGTTCAGAAGGTACAGGCCAATCAGGATGCTCAGCAACAAATAAGAATTGAAGTAGGAATTTTGATAGGTCAGC
This portion of the Deinococcus roseus genome encodes:
- a CDS encoding LapA family protein, yielding MKFLQALMVIGLVLLAIFTVANFDALMAPHTLNLFWISSYMVPMGILLVILIALITIGYALAVTFIDLRSKAEINRYLKQMEQMRTAIDQAEASRFTQLREYIDQQMAGLASRVESRVDRVRDELAADIGQLEDAVFRKGHDPREREL
- the accD gene encoding acetyl-CoA carboxylase, carboxyltransferase subunit beta yields the protein MALNKFFQRKRPQATQTDDIPDLWSKCQHCGTQIYNREFDQNLRVCPKCGFHHRIPVMKRLEFLLDEGSFQQKSGHIYPKDPLNFVDTETYQDRLNRTQKKVGRPDAIVWGQGSIEGTDLSVVVMDFEFSGGSMGSVVGEEIARAAEFAAEHHQPLLIIAASGGARMQESALSLMQLAKTTVALQKLAEKGLPYFSLLTDPTTGGVTASFATIADVILAEPGALIGFAGPRVIQQTIRQNLPEGFQRAEFLEKHGMIDSVVDRRKQREVFKTLFTHFGGAS
- a CDS encoding acetyl-CoA carboxylase carboxyltransferase subunit alpha — protein: MSLLDLEKTLTELERTSQETGVDLSTEIANVKHKIEQTRAQTHTQVSRWERVQLARIPTRPTSLDYVDRVFSDFLELHGDRAFGDDQALIGGPAKLGNRSVMLIMQQRGKDTKDNIKRNFAMAHPEGYRKAMRLMDLADKFKLPVIALIDTQGAYPGLAAEERGQAWAIAESIQRMSLLKVPAISVVLSEGGSGGALAIGVGNRVLMMENAWYSVISPESCAAILWRDSKEAPKAAEALKLTAPDLLELGIVEEVIPEPRGGAHLDPQHAAQNLQNALQRHLDELSQLSPEELVEQRASRFRNLGVFMEI
- a CDS encoding sensor histidine kinase, with the translated sequence MNGADPSSVQSFELLGWVQKWNIEPNAVLLIIIGHVMFHVLRVHFEGHSSIRLISGLAIVAALWLGWPALVILPFSLLLVYLLAPQTEWHWGRIGADLLGVGLVVAFVTWVSPLFPKTHYAAADVNNPWFYLTLLEATTLFFGVRQLARRWLVVPRRDPGTLDITVPLIPLIMLTYQNSYFNSYLLLSILIGLYLLNRLQYRMRNAEAALKTEKLRILQARVVTSALESERSRIAREIHDGPLQEIIAAKRMLEASQVQRAGKILADAVAHLRSAIYDMHPSVLQLGLERALQSLAQRSQPLEVHFDIPENLPRLSEEQQSAIYRVVGEALSNVSKHAQAQNAQVSLQVEAHLLRITIEDDGVGFNRKKVSGGLGLISMRERTESLGGNWEVHSGPRGTRIRITLPVEAPSLELDI